In the Flavobacterium pallidum genome, one interval contains:
- the prmA gene encoding 50S ribosomal protein L11 methyltransferase, which produces MSNIYLGYHFTIEPKESGAEILVAELGEKPFESFVETDFGVTAYVQKSLWTADILDDIYILDSPEFTVSYKIEEIEQVNWNEEWEKNFEPIDVDGKCHVRAPFHPKTDAEFDIVIEPKMSFGTGHHETTHMMIQHLLEMDVKGMKTLDMGCGTAILAILAEMKGAQPIDAIDIDNWCYLNSIENAERNHCTHISVYEGDAALLTGKNYDLIIANINRNILLNDMQAYVDCLNKGGQLLLSGFYEEDIPAIDACCTEKGLTYVKKFQRNNWVSLKYSN; this is translated from the coding sequence ATGTCAAATATATATCTGGGATATCATTTTACGATTGAGCCGAAAGAATCCGGAGCTGAAATACTTGTTGCAGAACTGGGTGAAAAACCGTTTGAAAGTTTCGTTGAAACGGATTTCGGGGTGACGGCTTATGTACAGAAAAGCCTTTGGACAGCAGATATCCTTGATGATATTTATATCCTGGATTCGCCGGAATTTACGGTATCCTATAAGATTGAGGAAATCGAGCAGGTAAACTGGAACGAGGAATGGGAAAAGAATTTCGAGCCGATTGATGTAGATGGAAAATGCCACGTACGCGCGCCTTTCCACCCGAAAACCGACGCTGAATTTGACATTGTGATTGAACCTAAAATGAGTTTTGGAACCGGGCACCACGAAACCACGCACATGATGATACAGCACTTGCTCGAAATGGATGTAAAAGGGATGAAGACGCTTGATATGGGCTGCGGCACGGCAATACTTGCCATCCTGGCAGAGATGAAAGGTGCACAACCCATTGATGCGATCGATATAGACAACTGGTGTTACCTGAATTCTATCGAAAATGCAGAGAGGAACCATTGCACACACATCTCTGTGTATGAGGGCGATGCGGCTTTACTTACGGGAAAAAATTATGATTTGATCATTGCAAACATCAACCGGAACATTTTACTGAACGACATGCAGGCTTATGTGGATTGCCTGAACAAGGGCGGCCAATTGCTGCTAAGCGGGTTTTATGAAGAAGATATTCCTGCCATAGATGCATGCTGTACTGAAAAAGGGCTAACTTATGTGAAGAAATTCCAGCGCAACAACTGGGTTTCATTAAAATATTCCAATTGA
- a CDS encoding ATP-dependent Clp protease adaptor ClpS, with translation METIEKVLEQTLTDEAVGNNNEIVLYNDDVNTFDHVIETLIRVCRHTGEQAEQCAILVHYKGKCTVKTGSFEELKPQCTQLLEAGLSAEIV, from the coding sequence ATGGAAACGATTGAAAAGGTTTTAGAGCAAACCCTGACCGATGAGGCCGTAGGCAATAATAACGAAATCGTACTGTATAACGACGACGTGAATACTTTCGATCACGTTATCGAAACACTGATCCGGGTGTGCAGGCATACAGGCGAACAGGCGGAACAATGTGCGATATTAGTACACTATAAAGGCAAATGCACCGTGAAGACCGGCTCTTTTGAGGAATTGAAACCACAATGTACGCAATTGCTCGAAGCAGGCCTGAGTGCAGAAATCGTTTAA
- a CDS encoding lipocalin-like domain-containing protein: MAIIASVAFSCSSDSDSGPAPTIVGKWNLSKTVSTVAGATDTQPYTDNEVGCDKDYVEFVTGGTLKNIVFFKNAQSICTEDAGEQGTWTQANNALNITGGEFEGTYQVAKLSNSELRITASSTVGGAPVTVTYYFNKAS; this comes from the coding sequence ATGGCAATAATTGCGTCCGTGGCTTTCAGCTGCAGCAGCGACAGTGATTCAGGACCAGCACCAACGATTGTTGGCAAGTGGAATCTCAGCAAGACAGTTTCAACAGTTGCAGGCGCCACCGACACCCAGCCGTATACTGACAATGAAGTAGGCTGTGATAAAGATTACGTTGAATTCGTAACAGGCGGGACGTTGAAAAACATCGTGTTTTTCAAAAATGCGCAGAGCATCTGTACAGAGGATGCCGGTGAACAGGGAACCTGGACCCAGGCAAACAACGCACTTAATATTACGGGTGGGGAATTCGAAGGTACATATCAGGTTGCCAAATTAAGCAATTCCGAATTGAGGATTACGGCCTCATCCACAGTAGGAGGCGCTCCGGTTACCGTGACGTATTACTTTAACAAAGCGAGTTAA
- a CDS encoding T9SS type A sorting domain-containing protein, with protein MKKITISLCLMLYSLGYSQQPAAPADSPTLPQSDVISMFSNAYSNVPVDTWQTSWSAATVEDVQIAGNDVKKYTGLSFVGIETVANQLDITSMTYFNIDVWSPDFPLFKVKLVDFGADAAFGGGDDREHEITFNAPAQSQWVHLHIPLSEFENLTTRQHIAQLILVGGSATVFVDNVYFSNEVTIPVVTDPVTAAPDPTTPASDVMSLFSNVYTNVAVDTWRTSWSDATLADVQVAGNDVKKYTGLNFVGIETVAQQLDITGMTHFNVDVWSPNFTVFKVKLVDFGADAAFGGGDDTEHEITFNSPALSQWVTLHIPLTDFTNLMGRQHIAQLIFVGGGGKVYVDNVYFSNETTVPPVTDPLTAAPNPVLPQTDVMSLFSNVYTNVPVDTWHTSWSSAALEDVQVAGNDTKKYTSLVFVGVETVAQELDITGMSHFNVDVWSPDFTVFKVKLVDFGNDGAFGGGDDTEHEITFDNPSQGQWVTLHIPLSDFANLMGRQHIAQLIFASSNAKVYVDNVYFSDEVVTPPVTDPLTAAPDPVLPQTDVMSLFSNVYTDVPVDTWQTSWSAATLEDVQIAGNDTKKYTGLSFVGVETVANQLNITDMTVFNVDVWSPDFTVFKVKLVDFGADAAFGGGDDKEHEITFNAPAQGQWVSLHIPLTEFENLTTREHIAQLIFASSGAKVYVDNVYFSNEPIIVIPTDPMVAAPDPTLPEAQVMSMFSNAYTNVAVDTWRTSWSDATLADVQVDGNDTKKYTGLNFVGVETVAQQLDITGMTHFNVDVWSPNFSVFKVKLVDFGADAAFGGGDDTEHEITFNGLTLSDWNTIQIPLSDFTNLMGRQHIAQLIFASNGAKVYVDNVYFSTDQLGVGENESVKMTMYPNPATTSVQLSAQQNIDNVVIFNAIGQKVISLTPAAMNISVDVSRLHAGIYFVNATSQGKTASQKLIIK; from the coding sequence ATGAAAAAAATTACAATATCACTTTGCCTGATGTTATATTCATTAGGCTATTCACAACAACCTGCTGCACCGGCAGATTCTCCTACATTACCACAATCGGATGTAATTTCGATGTTCAGCAACGCCTATTCGAACGTGCCGGTAGACACCTGGCAAACTTCCTGGTCAGCCGCAACGGTAGAAGATGTGCAGATTGCCGGAAATGATGTGAAAAAGTACACTGGACTGAGTTTCGTCGGGATTGAAACCGTCGCGAACCAGCTTGACATCACTTCAATGACCTATTTCAATATTGATGTTTGGTCTCCTGACTTTCCGCTGTTTAAGGTTAAACTTGTTGACTTCGGCGCGGACGCAGCTTTCGGTGGCGGTGACGACAGGGAACACGAAATTACGTTCAATGCGCCTGCACAAAGCCAGTGGGTTCATTTACACATTCCATTATCCGAATTTGAAAACCTGACGACAAGGCAGCACATTGCCCAACTGATCCTGGTTGGCGGCAGTGCGACAGTATTTGTCGATAATGTCTACTTCAGCAACGAGGTTACAATACCGGTCGTTACAGATCCTGTAACAGCTGCCCCGGACCCTACAACCCCTGCATCAGATGTGATGTCGTTGTTCAGTAATGTATATACTAATGTCGCTGTCGATACCTGGCGTACTTCATGGTCCGATGCTACATTGGCAGATGTTCAGGTGGCTGGAAACGATGTAAAGAAATACACCGGCCTCAACTTCGTCGGAATCGAAACTGTGGCACAACAGCTTGATATCACCGGCATGACGCATTTCAATGTAGACGTTTGGTCTCCAAACTTTACCGTTTTCAAAGTAAAACTGGTTGATTTTGGTGCGGATGCAGCTTTTGGCGGCGGTGACGATACTGAGCATGAGATTACCTTCAACAGTCCGGCGTTAAGTCAGTGGGTTACCTTACACATTCCTTTAACCGATTTCACGAACCTGATGGGAAGACAGCACATCGCCCAGCTGATCTTTGTCGGCGGCGGTGGAAAAGTATATGTTGACAATGTCTATTTCAGCAATGAAACCACCGTTCCTCCGGTAACGGATCCTTTAACTGCAGCACCAAACCCTGTTTTGCCCCAGACTGATGTAATGTCCTTATTCAGCAACGTTTACACCAACGTGCCTGTAGATACCTGGCATACAAGCTGGTCATCCGCAGCATTGGAAGACGTACAGGTTGCTGGAAATGACACTAAAAAATACACGTCACTTGTATTCGTAGGCGTTGAAACTGTCGCCCAGGAACTCGATATTACAGGCATGAGCCACTTCAATGTTGATGTGTGGTCGCCTGATTTTACAGTGTTTAAAGTGAAGCTGGTCGATTTCGGAAATGATGGTGCTTTCGGTGGCGGCGATGATACGGAGCATGAAATCACTTTTGACAATCCTTCACAGGGACAATGGGTGACACTGCACATTCCTTTAAGCGATTTCGCAAACCTGATGGGAAGGCAACACATCGCCCAGCTGATTTTTGCAAGTTCAAATGCCAAAGTATATGTAGACAATGTATATTTCAGCGATGAAGTTGTCACGCCTCCTGTGACTGATCCGCTGACTGCAGCTCCGGATCCTGTATTGCCACAAACCGATGTCATGTCACTGTTCAGCAATGTTTACACGGATGTGCCTGTTGACACCTGGCAAACTTCATGGTCGGCCGCGACTTTGGAAGATGTACAGATTGCTGGCAACGACACCAAGAAATATACCGGCTTAAGCTTTGTAGGGGTTGAAACTGTTGCAAACCAATTGAATATTACAGACATGACGGTTTTCAATGTTGATGTATGGTCCCCTGATTTTACGGTATTTAAAGTGAAACTGGTTGATTTCGGTGCGGATGCAGCATTCGGTGGCGGCGACGACAAGGAGCATGAAATCACCTTTAACGCACCGGCGCAAGGCCAATGGGTTTCACTACATATTCCGTTGACAGAATTCGAAAACCTGACGACCAGAGAACATATCGCACAGCTGATTTTTGCAAGCAGCGGCGCTAAAGTGTATGTAGACAATGTTTATTTCAGCAACGAACCCATTATCGTGATTCCAACCGATCCGATGGTAGCAGCTCCGGATCCGACCTTGCCTGAAGCACAGGTAATGTCAATGTTCAGCAACGCCTACACCAACGTAGCGGTAGATACCTGGCGCACGAGCTGGTCTGATGCAACATTAGCTGATGTACAGGTGGATGGCAATGACACCAAGAAATACACAGGACTGAACTTCGTTGGGGTTGAAACTGTAGCGCAGCAACTTGACATCACGGGAATGACACATTTCAACGTGGATGTATGGTCGCCTAATTTCTCGGTATTCAAAGTGAAGCTTGTCGATTTTGGTGCAGATGCTGCTTTCGGAGGCGGTGATGATACAGAACATGAAATCACGTTCAACGGACTTACATTAAGCGACTGGAACACCATCCAGATTCCGCTAAGCGATTTCACAAACCTGATGGGCAGGCAGCACATTGCACAACTGATCTTTGCAAGCAATGGTGCCAAAGTATATGTCGATAATGTGTATTTCAGCACAGATCAATTGGGCGTAGGTGAAAATGAGTCTGTAAAAATGACCATGTATCCTAATCCTGCAACGACTTCGGTACAATTGTCAGCACAGCAAAATATCGACAATGTAGTTATATTCAATGCTATCGGTCAAAAGGTCATCAGCCTTACCCCTGCTGCGATGAACATTTCAGTTGATGTAAGCCGACTGCATGCCGGAATTTATTTCGTAAATGCAACCAGCCAAGGAAAGACGGCATCACAAAAACTCATCATCAAATAA
- a CDS encoding helix-turn-helix and ligand-binding sensor domain-containing protein → MMGQDKNHYIYSANTEGLIEFNGTDWKLYPTPNETIMRSVKVIGDKVYTGCYMEFGFWKRQKDGRLKYSSLSKGIKSKILPDEQFWNILQYDQWIIFQSLNRIYIYDSKSGKFNIIHPKSLINKAFKTGNAIYYQTVGEGLFEIENGKSILVSNNPLLITNKIVGLIAENDGLIIQTQFNGFYRYNNGAITKWVTEADEALAQSSVYYTQLLSDGGFALGCVSNGVFILSKEGKIRYHLTQSKGLSNNTALSLFEDTDKNLWIGLDNGINCVNLQSPVKSFTDDTGILGTVYASILHHDMLYVGTNQGLFCRDYYSAAPFQFVPGTKGQVWSLFEYGGTLFCGHDTGTYILNGSNAQHIFSGSGTWKFETVSNRPDLLLQGNYYGISVLQRTGSGWSFRNRITGFDYSAKYFELGSNHDIYISHEYKGVFRITVDDNFERGSGLKAYTTPLKGKNAGLTKFNGNIYYAYKEGVFRLNPKTTAFEKDKFLSSIFEKDDYTSGNLVVDNSNKLWLFTKNYINYFSPGKLSAGLKQNVIPIPASLTNSMLGYENISRISPSNYLIGTTDGYYTLNIDDFGVSNYNILITAVTTNAMNAASHYASIPDAGEFKYSNNNITFTYTIPEYNKYINAEYQYLLDGMQDSWSPLSSKSTISFKNLPAGSYTFKVRAKIGSLYSENIAAYQFTILKPWYATNLAVLIYIILLLVLAHFINKSYKNYYQKQKEKLIEENNLLLEIKELENEQQLMKIRNEQLTMDVDSKNRELAASTMSLIQKNELLTLIKDDLKKTTDDPNNRNIKSVITTINKNINEEDTWNAFKEAFNNADKDFLKKIKAAHPSLTPNDLRLCAYLRLNLSSKEIAPLLNISVRSVEIKRYRLRKKMDLSHEQGLVEYILAI, encoded by the coding sequence ATGATGGGCCAGGACAAAAATCACTACATCTATTCGGCCAATACTGAAGGCCTGATCGAATTTAACGGCACGGACTGGAAGTTATACCCCACCCCGAACGAAACCATTATGCGCTCGGTGAAAGTCATCGGTGATAAGGTTTATACAGGCTGTTACATGGAATTCGGGTTTTGGAAAAGGCAGAAGGATGGGAGGCTGAAGTACAGCTCCCTAAGTAAGGGAATCAAAAGCAAAATTTTGCCTGATGAGCAGTTCTGGAATATCCTGCAATACGACCAATGGATCATCTTCCAATCGCTGAACCGCATTTACATTTACGATTCCAAAAGCGGCAAATTTAATATCATCCATCCGAAAAGCCTGATCAATAAAGCATTCAAGACCGGCAATGCCATTTATTACCAGACTGTCGGCGAAGGGCTTTTCGAGATTGAGAATGGCAAAAGCATATTGGTTTCAAACAATCCTTTATTAATCACAAATAAAATTGTCGGACTGATTGCAGAAAATGACGGACTCATCATCCAGACGCAATTCAACGGATTCTACCGTTACAACAATGGTGCCATCACAAAATGGGTTACTGAAGCTGATGAAGCCCTTGCCCAAAGCAGCGTGTATTACACCCAACTCCTTTCCGATGGCGGCTTTGCGCTTGGCTGCGTATCGAATGGTGTTTTTATTTTATCCAAAGAAGGAAAAATCAGGTACCATCTTACACAAAGTAAAGGCCTTAGCAATAACACGGCTTTATCTTTGTTTGAAGACACCGACAAAAACCTCTGGATAGGGCTCGACAATGGCATCAATTGCGTCAACCTGCAGTCGCCGGTAAAGAGTTTTACTGACGATACCGGAATCCTGGGGACCGTATATGCTTCCATCCTGCATCATGACATGTTATATGTAGGCACCAACCAGGGATTGTTCTGCAGGGATTATTATTCGGCAGCACCGTTCCAGTTTGTTCCCGGCACAAAAGGCCAGGTTTGGTCGCTATTTGAGTACGGCGGCACACTGTTCTGTGGGCACGATACCGGTACATACATCCTCAATGGAAGCAATGCGCAGCACATTTTCAGTGGATCGGGGACGTGGAAATTTGAAACCGTTTCAAACAGGCCCGATTTGTTGCTCCAGGGGAATTACTATGGTATTTCAGTACTGCAGCGAACGGGCAGCGGCTGGTCATTCCGCAACAGGATTACCGGATTTGATTATTCTGCAAAATATTTTGAACTGGGCAGCAACCATGACATTTACATCAGCCACGAATACAAAGGCGTTTTCAGGATTACTGTCGATGATAATTTTGAAAGAGGTAGTGGATTGAAGGCTTACACTACGCCGCTGAAAGGAAAAAATGCAGGGCTTACAAAATTCAATGGCAATATTTATTACGCATATAAAGAAGGGGTATTCCGTTTGAATCCAAAAACCACTGCTTTTGAAAAAGACAAATTCTTAAGCAGTATTTTCGAAAAGGACGATTATACGTCCGGAAACCTGGTCGTGGACAATTCAAACAAGCTGTGGCTTTTCACTAAAAATTACATCAATTATTTTTCACCGGGGAAACTCAGCGCAGGTTTGAAACAGAATGTCATCCCGATCCCGGCATCGCTGACCAATTCAATGCTCGGTTATGAAAACATCAGCCGCATCAGTCCGTCGAATTACCTCATTGGCACCACCGACGGTTATTATACGCTCAACATAGATGATTTCGGCGTAAGCAATTATAACATCCTCATTACCGCCGTTACGACGAACGCGATGAACGCCGCTTCGCATTATGCTTCAATCCCGGATGCCGGCGAATTCAAATACAGCAACAACAACATTACTTTTACGTACACCATTCCCGAGTACAATAAATACATCAACGCCGAATACCAATACCTGCTTGATGGGATGCAGGATTCGTGGAGCCCTTTGTCTTCCAAATCCACAATCAGTTTCAAGAACCTGCCTGCAGGGAGTTATACGTTTAAGGTTCGTGCCAAAATCGGAAGCCTGTATTCTGAAAATATCGCTGCCTATCAGTTTACGATACTAAAACCCTGGTATGCCACGAACCTTGCAGTACTCATTTATATTATCTTATTACTGGTACTCGCGCATTTCATCAACAAATCCTATAAGAATTATTACCAAAAGCAAAAAGAAAAACTCATCGAGGAAAACAACCTTTTGCTGGAAATCAAGGAATTAGAAAACGAGCAGCAGCTGATGAAGATACGCAACGAGCAGCTTACCATGGATGTCGACAGTAAAAACCGGGAACTCGCCGCATCCACGATGAGTTTGATCCAGAAAAACGAATTGCTCACGCTGATCAAGGACGATTTAAAGAAAACCACCGATGACCCTAACAACAGGAATATCAAGTCGGTGATTACGACCATCAATAAAAATATCAACGAGGAAGATACCTGGAATGCCTTTAAGGAAGCCTTCAACAATGCGGATAAAGATTTCCTTAAAAAGATAAAAGCTGCGCATCCTTCATTAACACCGAATGACCTGAGGCTTTGCGCTTATTTAAGGCTAAACCTTTCCTCGAAGGAGATTGCTCCGCTACTGAACATTTCGGTACGCAGCGTTGAAATCAAGCGTTACCGACTACGTAAGAAAATGGACTTGTCGCACGAACAGGGATTGGTCGAATATATTTTAGCGATTTAA
- a CDS encoding SusC/RagA family TonB-linked outer membrane protein produces MKSTYALMYLLLFSVFGFAQSVDIGGTVKDEKSGVPMPGVSVQVKNNSKGTMTDLDGNYSLNDIPSGSIIVFSYVGYQNVSYTITADNKNLDISLPEDSKSLDEVIVIGYGTQRKKEVTGAVSVVSAKTLETLKPIDATQALQGTASGVVVNGTGGSPGSSYAIRIRGIATNGTNGPRIIVDGYDIGTDMNLLNPNDIETITVLKDVQAAVYGVIGANGIILVTTKKGKKNTAAKFSYNGYTGFQETSRKLPLLNATEYALLLNERYANGGQPLPFPDASGLGKGTDWQKEIFATSAPIISHDFSVNGGSEKITYAVSASDLTQEGIIGGEKSHYKRNSARIALTAELTSKLKLESNFIYTYLDRDTFNDFGLGSVLFNAINTPSTQAIRDANGDFTLVPNSPGLGIEIINPMAQLANTYNDYDGRKLQGTFGLDYTISKDLVFTARMGANNYNSKGKTFAKQVNYGGKVFDITRSSVSQNRTNDNSYTFDAYLTYKRSFAEKHNITGTFGTTIYKEWGNGLFATGYDVPQNSWQFADISLALGTSGGRDVGSYEYKDKRLSYFGRVQYDYMGKYLVSAMGRRDSSTRFGPNNSVAFFPSMTAGWVISKESFFGESKIIDFLKLRGSFGITGNDQIRPYGYVGQLNGEATYVFDGVLVNGTAIGALSNPDMKWEEAKKLDIGFDMNLLNNDLEINADYYLNRTDNLLIQDLPVSGTAGAGGPGGASPTINAGSVRNAGVEFMLNYNHKVSDNFKFGASYTLTTVKNEVLKVNKTTTTFLQGGSFGVGQSLLPSRMEEGKPLGYFYGYQTDGIFQNQAEVNAHPSQAALGAEAQPGDIRFKDLNGDGVINPEDRTNLGDPIPDLIMGFNLNFTFKGFDFAAYAYASLGNDMVRNYERTLSDANRLDYVLDRWTGEGTSNNVPRVTTEATGNNVFSNYFVEDASFLRIQNAQLGYTIKPEFTEKAGITKLRLYVGVNNIYTFTKYKGFDPGAVNPDGNPIGNGIDNGFYPLPRTYMFGVNLNF; encoded by the coding sequence ATGAAGTCAACTTATGCATTAATGTATTTGCTGTTGTTCTCGGTTTTCGGCTTCGCTCAGAGCGTCGATATCGGGGGAACGGTAAAAGATGAAAAATCCGGCGTTCCGATGCCCGGAGTCAGCGTACAGGTAAAGAACAATTCTAAAGGTACTATGACAGACCTTGACGGAAATTACAGCCTGAACGACATTCCATCGGGAAGTATTATTGTCTTTTCTTATGTGGGATACCAAAATGTATCTTACACCATAACCGCAGACAATAAAAATCTTGACATTTCATTACCAGAGGACAGCAAATCCCTTGATGAAGTGATAGTGATTGGTTACGGAACCCAGCGTAAAAAGGAAGTTACCGGCGCAGTATCTGTAGTAAGCGCGAAGACACTAGAAACGCTAAAACCAATCGATGCAACACAAGCATTACAAGGTACCGCTTCCGGAGTAGTGGTAAATGGGACGGGCGGCTCGCCTGGTTCAAGCTATGCCATCAGAATCAGGGGTATCGCAACGAATGGCACAAATGGGCCACGCATTATTGTAGATGGTTACGATATAGGTACTGACATGAACCTGCTTAATCCAAACGACATCGAAACCATTACTGTACTGAAAGATGTCCAGGCTGCAGTATATGGCGTAATTGGTGCGAACGGGATTATCCTGGTCACAACCAAAAAAGGCAAAAAGAACACCGCTGCAAAATTCTCCTACAACGGTTATACCGGCTTTCAGGAAACCTCACGGAAACTTCCATTATTGAATGCTACAGAGTATGCATTACTGCTTAACGAAAGGTATGCGAACGGCGGCCAGCCACTGCCCTTTCCTGATGCATCCGGGTTAGGCAAGGGTACCGATTGGCAGAAAGAGATATTTGCTACCTCCGCGCCAATCATCAGCCACGATTTTTCAGTTAACGGAGGTTCTGAAAAAATCACTTATGCGGTAAGCGCTTCCGATTTGACACAGGAAGGTATCATCGGTGGAGAAAAATCGCACTATAAAAGAAACAGTGCGAGGATAGCACTTACAGCGGAATTAACAAGCAAACTGAAATTAGAGAGTAATTTTATTTATACGTACCTTGACAGGGATACTTTCAATGATTTCGGATTGGGATCTGTACTATTTAATGCCATCAATACACCATCCACACAGGCAATAAGAGATGCGAATGGCGATTTTACCCTCGTCCCGAATTCCCCTGGACTGGGAATCGAAATCATCAACCCAATGGCGCAGCTTGCCAATACTTATAATGATTATGATGGCAGGAAACTACAAGGGACTTTTGGCCTTGATTATACGATTTCCAAAGATCTTGTATTTACAGCAAGGATGGGCGCCAACAATTACAATAGCAAAGGAAAAACGTTTGCCAAGCAGGTCAATTATGGAGGAAAGGTGTTTGACATTACCCGCAGTAGTGTATCGCAAAACAGGACTAATGACAACAGCTATACTTTTGATGCGTACTTAACTTACAAAAGGTCTTTCGCAGAAAAGCATAATATCACAGGCACATTCGGTACCACAATTTATAAAGAATGGGGCAATGGCTTGTTTGCCACAGGTTATGACGTACCACAAAACTCCTGGCAGTTTGCTGATATTTCCCTTGCATTAGGCACCAGCGGCGGACGCGATGTAGGTTCTTATGAGTATAAGGACAAAAGATTGTCATACTTCGGAAGGGTGCAGTATGATTATATGGGAAAATACCTGGTATCTGCCATGGGAAGGCGTGATTCTTCCACACGTTTCGGACCTAATAACAGCGTAGCTTTTTTCCCGTCGATGACTGCAGGTTGGGTGATTTCAAAAGAATCATTCTTTGGTGAAAGCAAAATCATCGATTTCCTGAAGCTTAGGGGAAGTTTTGGTATTACCGGTAATGACCAGATCCGTCCGTATGGATATGTAGGCCAGCTGAATGGCGAGGCTACTTATGTTTTTGATGGTGTTCTGGTTAACGGAACTGCAATCGGTGCTTTATCAAATCCTGACATGAAGTGGGAAGAAGCTAAAAAACTGGACATCGGCTTTGATATGAATTTGTTGAATAATGATCTTGAAATCAATGCCGATTATTATCTGAACAGGACAGACAATCTATTGATACAAGATCTACCTGTGTCGGGAACTGCAGGCGCAGGAGGCCCTGGAGGTGCTTCTCCAACCATCAATGCCGGATCGGTTAGGAATGCTGGCGTGGAATTTATGCTTAATTATAACCATAAAGTGAGTGATAATTTTAAATTCGGCGCAAGCTATACACTCACCACCGTAAAAAATGAAGTGCTTAAAGTAAATAAGACCACGACCACATTCCTTCAGGGGGGTAGTTTTGGCGTGGGCCAGTCCTTGCTGCCATCCAGGATGGAAGAAGGAAAACCGCTTGGATATTTCTATGGTTACCAGACCGACGGCATATTTCAAAACCAAGCTGAAGTCAATGCACATCCCTCGCAGGCCGCACTTGGTGCCGAAGCACAGCCTGGAGACATCCGGTTTAAGGATTTGAACGGCGATGGGGTGATTAACCCGGAAGATCGTACCAACTTGGGCGATCCGATTCCTGACCTGATTATGGGTTTCAACCTCAACTTTACTTTTAAAGGGTTTGATTTCGCTGCCTACGCCTATGCATCATTAGGAAACGATATGGTAAGGAATTATGAAAGGACCCTCAGCGATGCAAACAGGCTCGATTATGTGCTCGACAGATGGACAGGTGAAGGCACAAGCAACAATGTCCCGCGCGTCACTACCGAAGCTACAGGCAACAATGTATTTTCTAATTATTTTGTAGAAGATGCCTCCTTCCTGAGGATTCAGAATGCACAGCTGGGATATACCATCAAACCGGAATTTACTGAAAAGGCGGGCATCACGAAATTGCGCCTTTATGTTGGTGTAAACAATATCTACACTTTCACAAAATACAAAGGTTTTGATCCGGGAGCAGTGAATCCTGATGGAAACCCGATTGGTAATGGTATCGATAACGGATTTTACCCACTTCCGAGAACGTATATGTTCGGTGTCAATCTTAATTTTTAA